AATGTGCAGCGTCGGCTTGGTCATCTCTGCGCGAGACGCAGCCGACAATCCGTCCCCACGCGCCAACGCCGCCGTAAACTTCGCCATGTCGGAGATCGTAGTGTTCATCGAGCCTGCCGCCCGTACCCTGCCGTGTCCCGAGCGCGGATGCGCTTGCCCTTGATCGTTCCATCCATCGGCCACATTCGCGTCTTTCCCGCCGGTCCACGTCAGCGTCGTGCGCGTCATCCCAAGTCGGTCGAAGTTCGCCTTGGTCAGGTCGCCTACATCGAGTCCCAGCCCCTTGTCTGTGCGACCGTGCTCAATCACAAACTGCAGCAGGTCGAATCCCTCACCCGAATAGCTGAACCGAGTGCCCGGCTCAAAGTGAATCCGCAGCTTGTAGTCCGGCTCCATGAACCAGAAATTGTTGAAGCCCGTTGAGTGATCGAGACACATTCGCGGAGTAATTTTCATCCAGCGCGGATCATCGGCAAGGTCTTTGTACGGCGCATATTTGCTCTTGAAAGCGCCATCGAAGCCATAGCTGGTAAGCGGCTTTTCAAGATAATTTCCGATTGGCGTATCGAGGTTCAGTTTGCCTTCATCGGCCAACTGCATCACGGTATACGCAAAAACAGCTTTCGTAAGCGACGCACCATACATGATGGTGTCTGTTGTCAGCGGATCGCCTTTGGCATCGCGAATTCCGTACGCATGGACATAGCTAACCTTGCCATGATCGATGACCGCAAGTGCCATGCCCTTGGCGCCCGTTTTTGCCATGACGCTGCTGACCTCAGCATCAATCGCGGGTCCGCTTGGGATCGTCTGCGCGGCAAGAGAACCAACCAGGCTGAAGAGGCACAACAAAAAAAGAGAGTGTTTGAGCTTCATCTGAGGGCATTCCCAACGGGTTAATCTCGCAGGTTTTTCGATCGTACAGACCTTTATCCGCGGCTACGCCAGTATATCCACTGTTTGTTTGACGGGCAGAAATTTACCGGTTGGATTTTGATTCGAGATACTCAATCACGCAATGATCGGATCGGGGTGTGATGTGGCGATATTTTCCTCGGGGTTGATTCGCGCGCTTTCTGCGCGGCTTGTGATGAATCCAGCGAATATCAAGCATGCTCCAATCGCAGCGACGTTGTATACGGCGGCGCCCCATGTTGCCAGATTGTGCGATCGGACGAAGATGGGAGGAATTTCTACAAGAAATTCAAAGAGCAACAGCATCAATGCGAGAAGCCTGGCGGCTGGGACATCCATGATTCCTGAGCAAATGGCACACCCGGCGAGGAAGAAGGCGATTCCGGTAAATCCTGCCCAGAAATATCCGAATGACATCCAGTGCGGGACGATGGTCGCGAAGACACGGAGGCCGATGAGGTGGAACAGGCCGAAGACGATAGGAGGCAATCCCAACATCCAGCGTGCTGCGATGGCTGCTCTCTTTTGAAACAGGAGATCCGGTGAGGATGTGGCGTAGAGGATTGCTGCCGGAGCGATCAGCAATATCTGTTGGCCGAGGCCGAAGGTGATGCCTGCGACGACGTCGATCCGCCAGCCGAGCACATGAATCGCGGCAAAGTACCGAAGCAGCCAGAGTGCGGTGAAGATCGCGTAGACGGCGGCGGATGCTGCGGCGCCAATTTTTGCGGTGCGCTGCCACAGGATTGCAAGACCCGCTGCGACCATCCAGACGCCCACGACGCAGGCGAGGATGTGCTGACCGGGAATGTTGCCCAGGACCTTGATGGGCTGATGCGAGGGATCGAATTCGCGCCAGGCAATATCCAGAATGCCGGCGAGAACGGTGCCCAGGCCATAGAACCAAACTCCAACTTTCATCTGATGATCTCCCATGAGTCGCTCGGCAGAGGTAGAGGTAGATGACGATGCATCTCTCGATTTCAGAAT
This is a stretch of genomic DNA from Edaphobacter acidisoli. It encodes these proteins:
- a CDS encoding serine hydrolase domain-containing protein, producing the protein MKLKHSLFLLCLFSLVGSLAAQTIPSGPAIDAEVSSVMAKTGAKGMALAVIDHGKVSYVHAYGIRDAKGDPLTTDTIMYGASLTKAVFAYTVMQLADEGKLNLDTPIGNYLEKPLTSYGFDGAFKSKYAPYKDLADDPRWMKITPRMCLDHSTGFNNFWFMEPDYKLRIHFEPGTRFSYSGEGFDLLQFVIEHGRTDKGLGLDVGDLTKANFDRLGMTRTTLTWTGGKDANVADGWNDQGQAHPRSGHGRVRAAGSMNTTISDMAKFTAALARGDGLSAASRAEMTKPTLHITTVAQFPTLAPELPVAKQRKDLYAGLGVIVFNGPQGRGFYKGGHDEQTANTMVCLNTRQRCVLMLSNDVRSEKGFSELVRFVLGDTGVPYEWEYGDYAGKS